Proteins from a genomic interval of Burkholderiales bacterium:
- a CDS encoding glutathione binding-like protein, translating to MIDVYSWPTPNGHKVHIMLEETGLEYRVYPINIREGDQFKPSFLAISPNNRIPAIVDSEGPGGKPLSLMETGAILLYLASKSGRFLPIDMAERWTCVQWLMWQMGGLGPMMGQANHFRRYAHDKIEYAIDRYTNECNRLTNVLDKRLAETEYLAGDEYSIADMACFPWMRGADARGVNIEEYPNAKRWFDAIDARPAVQRGVKVLADASNNAPHDAKSWDIMFGKTQFQRR from the coding sequence ATGATCGACGTCTACTCGTGGCCGACGCCGAACGGCCACAAGGTCCATATCATGCTCGAGGAAACCGGCCTCGAGTATCGCGTCTACCCGATCAACATCCGCGAGGGCGATCAGTTCAAGCCGAGCTTCCTCGCGATCAGCCCGAACAACCGCATCCCGGCGATCGTCGACAGCGAAGGGCCCGGCGGCAAGCCGCTGTCGCTCATGGAGACGGGCGCGATCCTGCTGTACCTCGCGTCCAAGAGCGGCCGGTTCCTGCCGATCGACATGGCGGAGCGCTGGACCTGCGTCCAGTGGCTCATGTGGCAGATGGGCGGCCTGGGCCCGATGATGGGGCAGGCCAATCACTTCCGCCGCTACGCCCACGACAAGATCGAGTACGCCATCGACCGCTACACCAACGAGTGCAACCGCCTCACCAACGTCCTCGACAAGCGGCTCGCGGAAACCGAATACCTCGCCGGCGACGAATACAGCATCGCCGACATGGCGTGCTTCCCTTGGATGCGCGGCGCCGACGCGCGCGGAGTGAACATCGAGGAGTATCCGAACGCGAAGCGCTGGTTCGACGCGATCGATGCGCGTCCGGCGGTCCAGCGCGGCGTCAAAGTGCTCGCCGACGCCAGCAACAACGCGCCTCACGACGCCAAATCGTGGGACATCATGTTCGGCAAGACCCAGTTCCAGCGACGTTAG